From Arcobacter sp. LA11, a single genomic window includes:
- a CDS encoding RDD family protein, which yields MSRWRDIKQGKVEEQTEIMNEDNSSETPCAPILSRIKAFITDTFLITTPILYIVIYLIMGSGETFSQYRIEGWGLIIGIHFLIILAFWLKTGQTPGMKAYGLKLIHNTKEKLPFFSLLLRYFILLISIISIFGLFTVYFRKDNKTFQDIFSNTIIIEYDS from the coding sequence ATGAGTAGATGGAGAGATATAAAACAAGGAAAAGTTGAAGAACAAACTGAAATAATGAATGAAGATAATAGTTCAGAAACTCCTTGTGCTCCAATTCTATCTAGAATTAAAGCTTTTATTACTGATACTTTTTTAATCACTACTCCTATTTTATATATTGTAATTTATCTTATAATGGGAAGTGGTGAGACTTTTAGTCAATATAGAATTGAAGGTTGGGGATTAATAATAGGTATTCATTTTTTAATTATTCTCGCTTTTTGGTTAAAAACAGGACAAACACCAGGAATGAAAGCCTATGGATTAAAGTTAATCCATAATACAAAAGAAAAACTTCCTTTCTTTTCTTTACTACTTAGATATTTTATTCTTCTAATTTCTATTATCTCAATTTTTGGACTTTTCACTGTCTATTTTAGAAAAGATAATAAAACTTTTCAAGATATATTTTCAAATACTATTATTATTGAATACGACTCATAA
- the pyrE gene encoding orotate phosphoribosyltransferase, translating to MNVAQIYKDANALLEGHFKLSSGNYSNFYLQSAKVLEDPKTAKLLAEALATQIKESGIKIDAVCSPALGGIISGFALATALDVRFIFAERVDGEMTVRRGFEVTEGENYVICEDIITTGGSALEAARQVEAAGGNIVAYAALANRGFCSRVGSDLKAQDNCKLPLDKPLFALEDFTFKMYTPEECDFKDKAYKPGSRGN from the coding sequence ATGAACGTAGCACAAATTTATAAAGATGCAAATGCCTTACTAGAAGGACATTTTAAATTAAGCTCTGGTAATTATTCAAACTTTTATTTACAATCTGCAAAGGTTTTAGAAGATCCTAAAACTGCTAAATTACTAGCAGAAGCTTTAGCTACTCAAATAAAAGAATCTGGTATTAAAATTGATGCTGTATGTTCACCAGCACTAGGTGGAATCATCTCAGGGTTTGCACTAGCTACTGCTTTAGATGTAAGATTTATTTTTGCGGAAAGAGTTGATGGCGAAATGACAGTAAGACGTGGTTTTGAAGTTACGGAAGGTGAAAACTATGTTATTTGTGAAGATATTATCACAACTGGTGGTTCTGCATTAGAAGCAGCACGTCAAGTTGAAGCCGCTGGCGGAAATATTGTTGCATACGCAGCTTTAGCTAATAGAGGATTCTGCTCAAGAGTGGGAAGTGACCTAAAAGCTCAAGACAATTGTAAATTACCACTTGATAAACCTTTATTTGCACTAGAAGATTTTACTTTTAAAATGTATACGCCAGAAGAATGTGACTTTAAAGATAAAGCTTACAAACCAGGAAGTAGAGGAAACTAA
- a CDS encoding MFS transporter: MLFFKLSAFYFFYFAAVGVYIIFLPKVLNDLGYSAIDIGIIFALAPLMRFVTPFLFLKHIKLNQSVFKTALFLSVVCSALFYLTIENFYAFMINNAILGACLSLILPYLEVTAIKVLGKDRYGKSRLY; encoded by the coding sequence ATGCTATTTTTTAAACTATCTGCATTTTATTTTTTCTATTTTGCAGCCGTTGGTGTATATATAATATTTTTACCTAAAGTATTAAATGACTTAGGTTATAGTGCAATTGATATTGGGATTATCTTTGCACTTGCACCTTTAATGAGATTTGTAACTCCATTTTTATTTTTAAAGCACATAAAGCTAAATCAGTCAGTATTTAAAACTGCTTTATTTTTATCTGTTGTTTGTTCTGCCTTGTTTTATTTAACTATAGAAAATTTTTATGCTTTCATGATTAACAATGCGATATTAGGAGCTTGTTTATCTTTGATTCTACCATATTTAGAAGTAACAGCAATAAAAGTATTAGGGAAAGATAGATATGGAAAATCAAGACTCTATG
- the frr gene encoding ribosome recycling factor, protein MLQEIYQETKEHMDKSIESLKRDYKTLRTGKVTTAVLDGVKVDYYGTPTDLNQVGSVLAADATTIVVNPWEKNLLGDIEQAINAANIGVNPNNDGEVIKLFFPPMTVEQRQESAKGAKGMTDNAKVAIRNVRKHANDKIKVLHKDKEITDDENKKAQDEIQKITDSYVTKADDTLKAKEQEILTV, encoded by the coding sequence ACAAAAGAACATATGGACAAATCAATTGAGTCTTTAAAGAGAGACTATAAAACATTAAGAACAGGAAAAGTTACGACTGCTGTTTTAGATGGTGTTAAAGTTGATTATTATGGGACTCCTACAGATTTAAATCAAGTTGGTTCTGTTTTAGCTGCAGATGCAACGACTATCGTAGTAAATCCTTGGGAAAAAAATCTTTTAGGAGATATTGAACAAGCAATTAATGCTGCAAATATTGGTGTAAACCCTAACAATGATGGTGAAGTAATCAAATTATTCTTCCCTCCTATGACAGTTGAACAAAGACAAGAGAGTGCTAAAGGTGCTAAGGGTATGACTGACAATGCAAAAGTTGCAATTAGAAATGTAAGAAAACATGCAAATGATAAAATAAAAGTTTTACATAAAGATAAAGAAATCACTGATGATGAAAACAAAAAAGCACAAGATGAAATTCAAAAAATCACTGATTCATATGTAACAAAAGCTGATGATACGTTAAAAGCTAAAGAACAAGAAATTTTAACGGTTTAA